The Scatophagus argus isolate fScaArg1 chromosome 20, fScaArg1.pri, whole genome shotgun sequence genome window below encodes:
- the LOC124051240 gene encoding mediator of RNA polymerase II transcription subunit 13-like isoform X3, translated as MTTTANWGANGASLEDCHSNIFSLAELTGIKWRCYCFRSGGEYGPVISAPAQDDPVLRSFMRCVQANLLCVWRRKIKPDAKELWIFWWGEEPNLSEVIHHELEVAEEGLWECGLSYECRTLLFKAIHNLLERCLMDKGFLRIGKWFFKPHELEEKSLGNSKHLSCSFSFFLHGESNVCTSVEIAQHQPAYHITEDHIRLAQTSITPVQVILSPYGLSGTLTGQAYKMSDPAARKLMEEWSYFYPMVLQHKDGSGEKETEEASQAFDRNSHVAVEVIVGGVRMTYPAALVLIAHGDLPVEQPPPVPAAQGLTREPNHCSVPLTPPTSPQQPCSADSGFVTSVSSVPTPDSSMGITSISPKHSGKKLTCQVVHQAWRECYLNQPQYVSNQPTDVTPKKEVPNGVTTWDFNDLGARMSCSCSRLKQQKLNLTATSTANPQTSANSAQSSGPSLYPPPLAKHKTSEKSEKADKQSKRPAMIPFHHRLSVTQEAALEQESTGGPQLGGLVALEPPLEPLAALPSCKYPKSLSNGRKVSESLLHSPMSPLPPTLSPHPRVRDPEVLDGPVDMPVCPDGASGLGVIASETAMYTALLRQRENGAGWWRGFRTPRTDKTDFRPSELPSDILEEVKTEAATEGAPLKRLYTQAHKRFKISEERVRDHIHTLGLFQQPGVEALREPGDDPYDFKEGDIEYTFSTTKRLKGQGREPSKKVKQGEEITSNCTLPDGKDAMSIFNSAPKSDESGQDDGAAKANPSLTREKDLVVNISDLDNIFDEDEEELGTVYPNQHSTKLPLTTEDRPLGKEGRVAVPYPSIADLQRMFPTPPSLEQHPAFSPIMTYRDTPSQEAPPPSGAADHLPALTSAQLTEYRMETEEGMASPRLEDVKPQIGSSMFAPLSCLPSQSLPPLKIPEQCYYRPSWALLPKMEPFPAVMHPQNNTFIRDGYTNVPSVNTLTDQDYGQMSAATASVSTTVGILPSPATPRFSVPTPRTPRTPRGINAASSGQGSVKQDGTELSSPVSTPSTSLPLSSVDPLARPGPSLPEAHSLYTILLLSDSVLNIFKDRNFDSCCICACNMNVKGADVGVYIPDSTCEDQYRCMCGFSAIVNRLLANGTGLFLEDELDIFGRTSEVGRAAERRLALCRRDPSMGDPRAKKPQDAAPASPSVMVLLQEQCSQPISSLASLHLPLSCSCHGRKGALLHSWMSEKQWADGSDACVECYNALEQGLQYVDNPTGGKVDPAVVRSTVLHSWPHTNVVDMSMLSSQDMVRMLLSLQPFLQDAIQKKRTGRTWENIQHVQGPLTWQQFHKTAGRGSYGSEESPEPLPIPTVLLGYDRERECLALSPLALPFWEKLLLEPYGGQRDVAYLVLCPNSPSLLAAARTFFQELSAVYETCRLGKHRPLAKVSRDGLVRVGEEVEPEKLEELDVDQWCTGPWAGQQHADNLSKLKLYAYACKQQLGPQLSALHLDSSLLLPPKVQPPLNPTSSAQPASSGQPQGWGPDGEQGPGAASSGNAPTPSGATSNQTGETTQPATSDSKGPSSVTTPVNTPAENPELTSEQSRIGIPTVADSTDNHANPPAIVIYIVDAFLCSSGAGNEGGEQEEGDEVEAGSIWLLGLLRCYTEMLQTLPETMRPALVLQVVPCQYLLQPASGESHLYLQHLRSLAFSCYSQCRRLLPQQTHIKSLTGFGPVSTVNSVLQSPEHPSPLQLYSPPFILGPTRSKQPEQGEIWAELPPKYSVLFVGYCLSHDQRWILVSCTDQQGELLETCIINIDVPNRARRPKFSARKMGLQKLWEWCIGLIQMTSLPWRIVIGRLGRLGHGELKDWSSLLGEHSLHSIGRQLREACRMCGISAADSPAILSACLIAMEPQGSLVVMPDAVTMGSVFGRSTALNLQTSQLNTPQDASCTHILVFPTSATTQLAPSSYPTEDNNDDMFDLPFPDELENDIGHDMMLINLHPSPNTSPVPSPGSPSGMGMGSHFHHTKSQGERLLSRDSPPEELKQQPLALGYYVSTAQANGLPHWFWASCPQAESQCPLFLKASLHHHISIAQSDELVSDKTKRTPHPLDSKTTSDVLRFVLEQYNALSWLTCTPATQDRQSCLPVHLAVLIQMYNAILNML; from the exons tggcTGAGGAGGGGCTCTGGGAGTGTGGGCTGTCCTATGAGTGCAGGACTCTCCTGTTCAAGGCCATACACAACCTGCTTGAAAG ATGTTTGATGGATAAAGGATTTCTGAGGATTGGGAAGTGGTTCTTCAAGCCACATGAACTGGAAGAAAAATCTTTGGGCAACAG TAAACACCTATCatgctccttctccttcttcctccacGGCGAGAGCAACGTCTGCACAAGTGTGGAGATTGCCCAGCACCAGCCTGCATATCACATCACAGAAGACCACATTCGCCTCGCACAGACCTCCATCACACCAGTACAAG TGATCCTGAGTCCATACGGTCTGAGCGGTACTCTGACGGGTCAGGCCTACAAGATGAGTGACCCAGCGGCACGGAAGCTGATGGAGGAATGGAGCTACTTCTACCCAATGGTACTTCAACACAAAGACGGAAGcggagaaaaggaaacagaagaagcaAGCCAGGCCTTTGATCGCAACAGTCACGTGGCAGTCGAGGTCATCGTAG GTGGGGTGAGGATGACCTACCCAGCTGCTTTAGTGCTGATTGCCCATGGGGACCTACCGGTGGAGCAGCCTCCACCTGTTCCTGCAGCTCAGGGCCTCACCAGGGAGCCAAACCACTGCAGCGTGCCGCTCACACCGCCAACATCACCGCAGCAGCCCTGCTCAG CGGACAGTGGCTTTGTGACATCTGTGTCTAGTGTTCCCACGCCGGATAGCAGCATGGGGATCACCAGCATCAGTCCAAAGCATTCTGGAAAGAAGCTAACCTGTCAGGTAGTCCATCAGGCCTGGAGGGAATGCTATCTGAACCAGCCTCAGTATGT ATCAAATCAGCCAACTGACGTGACGCCTAAGAAGGAAGTGCCAAATGGAGTAACCACGTGGGACTTTAACGATCTGGGAGCGAGAATGTCCTGCAGCTGTTCAAG GTTGAAGCAGCAGAAGCTGAACCTGACGGCCACATCCACTGCCAACCCCCAGACTAGTGCCAACTCCGCTCAGTCATCTGGCCCGTCATTATACCCTCCCCCCCTGGCCAAACACAAGACCAGTGAAAAGTCAGAAAAGGCTGACAAACAGTCCAAGAGGCCAGCCATGATCCCCTTCCACCATCGTCTGTCTGTCACGCAAGAGGCCGCTTTGGAGCAGGAGTCAACAGGAGGGCCCCAGCTTGGGGGTCTTGTGGCGCTGGAGCCACCCTTGGAGCCTCTGGCTGCTCTGCCAAGCTGCAAGTATCCCAAGTCCCTCTCCAATGGCAGAAAAGTCTCAGAGTCCCTTCTCCACTCACCAATGTCTCCTCTTCCGCCCACACTCAGCCCACACCCCCGAGTGCGGGACCCAGAAGTCTTGGATGGGCCTGTGGATATGCCTGTCTGTCCAGATGGGGCTTCAGGGCTGGGGGTGATTGCCAGTGAGACAGCTATGTATACAGCTCTGCTGAGGCAGAGGGAGAATGGAGCCGGATGGTGGAGAGGCTTCAGGACTCCCAGGACTGATAAGACTGACTTCAGACCCTCTGAACTCCCTTCTGATATATTAGAGGAAGTGAAAACAGAGGCGGCCACTGAGGGAGCTCCACTAAAGAG ATTATACACACAGGCTCACAAGAGATTTAAAATCTcagaggagagggtgagagacCACATCCACACTTTGGGCCTGTTCCAGCAGCCAGGGGTGGAGGCACTGCGGGAGCCTGGGGACGATCCCTACGACTTTAAGGAAGGAGACATTGAGTACACTTTCTCCACCACCAAGAGGTTGAAGGGTCAAGGGCGAGAACCCAGCAAGAAGGTCAAG CAGGGAGAAGAAATCACCAGCAATTGCACACTGCCTGATGGGAAAGATGCTATGTCCATTTTTAACTCGGCTCCAAAATCAG ATGAGTCAGGTCAGGATGACGGAGCTGCCAAAGCCAACCCTTCTCTGACCAGAGAAAAAGATCTGGTGGTCAACATCTCTGACTTAGACAACATATTTGATGAAGACGAGGAAGAGCTGGGG ACTGTTTACCCCAACCAGCACTCCACCAAGCTACCACTAACAACAGAAGATCGCCCTCTGGGGAAAGAAGGGAGAGTTGCAGTCCCCTATCCATCAA TAGCAGACCTCCAGCGCATGTTTCCCACCCCGCCTTCTCTAGAGCAGCACCCGGCCTTCTCTCCCATCATGACGTATCGTGACACTCCGAGTCAAGAGGCCCCCCCGCCCAGCGGAGCAGCCGACCACCTGCCTGCTTTAACCTCTGCGCAGCTCACTGAATACAGGATGGAGACTGAGGAAGGCATGGCCAGTCCTCGGCTGGAGGATGTCAAG CCACAAATAGGGTCCTCCATGTTTGCTCCACTATCCTGCTTACCAAGTCAGAGTCTGCCGCCGCTCAAGATTCCTGAGCAATGCTACTATCGTCCATCCTGGGCCCTCCTGCCCAAAATGGAGCCTTTTCCAGCTGTCATGCATCCCCAGAATAACACTTTCATCAGAGATGGATACAC AAACGTCCCCAGTGTCAACACCCTCACAGACCAGGATTACGGCCAGATGAGTGCTGCCACTGCCTCAGTGAGCACCACTGTTGGCATCCTTCCATCTCCTGCCACTCCCCGCTTTTCTGTGCCCACACCACGAACCCCTCGAACACCCCGCGGTATTAACGCTGCAAGCTCTGGGCAGGGTTCAGTGAAGCAGGATGGTACTGAGCTCAGCTCGCCGGTCTCCACACCCTCCACCAGCCTGCCTCTTAGCTCTGTAGATCCCCTAGCTCGGCCCGGACCCTCCCTGCCTGAGGCCCACAGCCTGTACACTATCCTCCTGCTCTCAGACTCCGTCCTCAACATCTTCAAGGATCGCAACTTTGACAGCTGCTGTATCTGCGCCTGTAACATGAATGTCAAAGGAGCAGATGTCGGGGTGTATATTCCTGATTCCACTTGTGAAGATCAGTACCGCTGTATGTGTGGCTTCAGTGCCATTGTGAACAGGCTGCTGGCAAATGGCACAGGGCTCTTCTTGGAAGATGAGCTGGATATTTTTGGTCGGACTTCGGAGGTGGGCCGGGCTGCTGAGAGGAGGCTGGCTCTTTGCCGGCGGGACCCAAGTATGGGAGACCCCAGGGCCAAGAAGCCTCAGGATGCAGCCCCTGCGTCTCCGTCAGTCATGGTCCTCCTACAGGAGCAGTGTTCCCAACCCATTTCTTCCTTGGCGTCACTGCATCTCCCCCTCAGTTGTTCCTGCCATGGTCGCAAGGGGGCACTGCTCCATAGCTGGATGTCTGAAAAGCAGTGGGCAGATGGGAGTGATGCCTGTGTTGAGTGTTACAATGCCTTGGAACAGGGGCTGCAGTATGTGGATAACCCCACAGGAGGAAAAGTTGATCCAGCTGTTGTCAGAAGTACCGTTCTTCATTCCTGGCCTCACACGAATG TGGTGGACATGAGCATGTTGTCGTCCCAGGATATGGTTCGTatgctgctgtctctgcagccTTTCCTGCAGGATGCTATCCAAAAGAAGAGAACAGGACGGACCTGGGAAAACATCCAGCATGTTCAGGGTCCGCTCACATGGCAGCAGTTCCATAAAACGGCTGGGAGAGGCTCCTACG GTTCGGAGGAGTCACCAGAACCCTTGCCAATCCCTACAGTGTTGCTGGGCTATGACCGTGAGAGGGAGTGCTTGGCATTGTCTCCTTTGGCGCTACCTTTCTGGGAGAAGTTGCTGTTGGAGCCTTATGGCGGACAGCGAGATGTGGCATATTTGGTGCTATGTCCCAACAGCCCCTCTTTGCTGGCTGCAGCCCGGACCTTCTTCCAGGAGCTCAGCGCTGTTTACGAG ACGTGCCGCCTTGGGAAGCACCGACCTTTGGCCAAAGTGTCCAGGGACGGCCTTGTACGTGTAGGGGAAGAAGTTGAGCCAGAAAAGCTAGAGGAACTGGACGTGGACCAATGGTGTACTGGACCCTGGGCTGGACAGCAGCACGCCGACAACCTTAGCAAACTTAAACTCTATGCTTATGCCTGCAAGCAGCAACTTG GTCCCCAGCTGTCAGCCCTGCATTTGGACAGCAGTCTTTTGTTGCCTCCCAAAGTCCAGCCTCCATTAAATCCCACATCTTCAGCTCAACCTGCCTCTTCTGGACAACCTCAAGGTTGGGGCCCTGATGGTGAACAAGGTCCAGGGGCTGCCAGTTCAGGAAATGCTCCAACCCCAAGTGGAGCAACCTCAAACCAGACAGGAGAGACAACCCAACCAGCAACCAGCGATTCCAAAGGGCCTTCCAGCGTCACAACACCAGTCAACACGCCAGCAGAAAACCCTGAACT CACTTCTGAGCAGTCTAGAATCGGCATCCCCACTGTGGCCGACTCGACGGACAACCACGCCAACCCACCAGCTATTGTTATTTACATAGTGGATGCTTTTCTTTGCTCAAGTGGAGCTGGAAATGAAGGAGGAGAGCAAGAAGAGGGTGATGAGGTGGAGGCAGGTAGCATTTGGCTACTAGGCCTTCTCCGTTGCTACACAGAGATGCTACAGACTTTGCCTGAGACAATGAGACCTGCACTGGTGCTACAG GTGGTGCCATGCCAGTACCTGCTCCAGCCAGCCAGTGGGGAGAGTCATTTGTACCTGCAACATTTGCGCTCCTTGGCCTTCTCCTGTTACTCTCAATGCAGACGTCTTCTGCcccagcaaacacacatcaagTCCCTGACAGGCTTTGGACCAGTGTCCACTGTCAATTCTGTACTTCAGAGTCCAGAG CATCCCAGTCCACTGCAGCTGTACTCTCCCCCCTTCATCCTTGGTCCGACTCGATCCAAACAGCCAGAACAAGGAGAGATATGGGCAGAGCTCCCTCCCAAATACAGTGTGCTCTTTGTTGGATACTGTCTATCACATGACCAGCGCTGGATTCTGGTATCCTGCActgaccagcagggggagctCCTGGAGACCTGTATTATCAACATTGATGTCCCTAACAG AGCGCGACGGCCCAAGTTTTCAGCGAGAAAGATGGGACTACAGAAGCTGTGGGAATGGTGCATTGGCCTCATACAGATGACCTCACTGCCCTGGAGGATTGTGATTGGTCGATTAGGCCGACTGGGGCACGGGGAGCTAAAGG ACTGGAGCTCACTCCTTGGGGAACATTCCCTCCATTCAATAGGACGTCAGCTAAGGGAGGCTTGTCGTATGTGTGGTATCTCAGCTGCTGACTCCCCGGCAATCCTCAGCGCCTGCCTGATAGCCATGGAGCCACAGGGCTCCCTTGTGGTCATGCCTG ATGCAGTGACCATGGGTTCAGTGTTTGGCCGCAGCACGGCTCTCAACCTGCAGACCTCGCAGCTGAACACACCTCAGGATGCTTCCTGTACACACATCCTAGTCTTCCCAACTTCTGCCACCACCCAGCTGGCACCCAGCTCCTACCCCACTGAGGATAATAATG ATGACATGTTTGATCTGCCCTTTCCTGATGAACTGGAGAACGACATCGGCCATGACATGATGCTGATCAACCTTCACCCTTCCCCTAACACCTCTCCTGTGCCCTCACCTGGCTCTCCGTCCGGGATGGGAATGGGATCACATTTCCACCACACCAAG AGCCAGGGAGAGCGCTTGCTGTCCAGGGACAGTCCACCAGAAGAGCTGAAGCAGCAGCCACTGGCTCTGGGCTACTACGTCTCCACCGCTCAGGCAAATGGACTCCCACACTGGTTCTGGGCCTCCTGCCCGCAGGCTGAAAGCCAGTGTCCACTTTTCCTCAAG GCCTCCCTCCACCACCATATCTCCATAGCCCAGTCAGATGAGCTGGTGTCAGACAAGACTAAAAGGACCCCTCACCCCTTGGACTCAAAGACCACCTCTGATGTACtcag GTTTGTATTGGAGCAGTACAATGCCCTCTCCTGGCTGACATGCACCCCTGCCACCCAAGACCGCCAGTCCTGCCTGCCTGTCCACCTGGCCGTACTGATCCAAATGTACAATGCCATCCTGAACATGCTCTAG